The window GAGTTAAGTGCCTTTGCGGCGCTGGGAAATCTCCGGTCGGTATTGTCGATACCGATGATCTCAATCTCTTGGCGGATTGATTGAGTATCTATGTATCCGACAGCCTTTTCATATTGATCCAGACTGTTGTAGCAGATGACGATTGACGCCTTGAACCGAGGAGAACTCACGACCAACTCCTTTCGGCGTCTGTCGTCAACCCCCGCATGGGACCGGACTTGCAGATTCCCGCATCCGGTCTCACCTCGTCAGTCCCGCGGCTGATTCGAGATGTCCGGCTGAGCCCACTCTCTCAAACACTCAGCCTGACTGCAGTGCACCCCGCAGCTCTGAGTCGAGATCTCGGCAGAACTGCCTACAGTCATCGGGTACGCCTCTGCTCATCATGCCTGCAATCAAGGCGCTGTCCAGGTATTCGTAACTCAACTCCCGGTTTTTATACTCAGCTGCGATCTCCTCGGTCCGATCGCGAAGGACAGTCGAGTTCGGATCGAGGTGCGTAACTACGGCGAGGCCGCTCGGCCGGGCTGGCACGACGCGGACAGTCAAGTCGGGACGATACTTCACCAGGCAGCGGACTGTTTTCCACACGTCGCCACACCAGAAAACAGTTGCCCGGACCGGGGCGGCAACCGCCCGCGCCACGGGCAGACAGTCGTGGACCAGAACGACTGTCCGTGGATGGGAGTAGCGCTCGATGTTGATGAAGTCCCTTAGCGCCTGCTTGTACTCATGCAGCCCATCGATGAACGCCATGTC of the candidate division WOR-3 bacterium genome contains:
- a CDS encoding class I SAM-dependent methyltransferase encodes the protein MTTDEFFERYDPLAELGSATLDMAFIDGLHEYKQALRDFINIERYSHPRTVVLVHDCLPVARAVAAPVRATVFWCGDVWKTVRCLVKYRPDLTVRVVPARPSGLAVVTHLDPNSTVLRDRTEEIAAEYKNRELSYEYLDSALIAGMMSRGVPDDCRQFCRDLDSELRGALQSG